In Ciona intestinalis unplaced genomic scaffold, KH HT000155.2, whole genome shotgun sequence, one genomic interval encodes:
- the LOC100176257 gene encoding uncharacterized protein LOC100176257, which translates to MAQRYDAIFVEVRAKLGREIILSKTHINYLVELGVDVDAKNSRITGSWQSVCKAREFLVRHYPSNGGRWGVNGGSKWGHKNTKNLKNEEFVESRMVDADVYSLVAMGEEYKAMLRQFKVIVKEEQLDGDYDIINVTFSEKNKNNMMDFVSYFQSIYERRMRFVDRATIDLSTNQLQDLWESEINKAVKATKKDFPNVIIRVSEKFERISIAAPHGRSVVDAKAKLAAILLKTNKKLDADSIFYNERFRNKYNGFVVSVGTGNIAEQRTDAIVNAANDQLQYGGGVTGAIYDAGGYSFGDECKKMMKARKDRPLTPGEVVSTKACGKLKCKRVLHMLGPMWYGITDHIYEENASLLLQGLENVLKVCEEHKLASVSLPPVSTGIYGGPLDVFLDKFCEAVLKYQVKTGGHPTVKMIRLVALDNYTVDDMRKYFASFTASKVAVGSVASIQGHKVVKEEPRSMASKSAHDVVSNVQHSGTSIPKHGVVLEEQAGMASLKPSGVASSEKYSVVSEEPHGMATKEHRHIKPHGVASNTVNGVASNPRRDVADGATTTRKGD; encoded by the coding sequence ATGGCTCAAAGATATGACGCAATATTTGTGGAGGTGCGGGCAAAATTGGGCCGAGAAATTATTTTGTCGAAAACCCATATTAATTATTTGGTTGAACTTGGTGTCGATGTTGATGCGAAGAATTCACGAATCACGGGAAGTTGGCAAAGTGTTTGTAAAGCTCGTGAGTTTCTGGTGCGGCATTATCCAAGCAATGGGGGAAGGTGGGGGGTTAATGGGGGGTCAAAGTGGGGGCATAAGAATACCAAGAATTTAAAGAACGAGGAATTTGTTGAAAGTCGAATGGTTGATGCAGATGTGTATTCACTTGTTGCTATGGGTGAGGAATACAAAGCCATGTTGCGACAGTTCAAAGTAATTGTGAAGGAAGAGCAATTAGATGgggattatgacatcataaatgtaactttcagcgagaaaaataagaataatatGATGGATTTTGTTTCTTACTTCCAATCGATTTATGAACGTAGGATGAGGTTTGTGGATCGCGCAACGATTGATTTGTCAACAAATCAACTCCAAGATTTGTGGGAATcggaaataaataaagctgTTAAAGCAACAAAGAAAGATTTTCCGAATGTTATAATTCGAGTCTCGGAAAAGTTTGAGAGAATTTCGATCGCTGCGCCTCATGGGAGGTCAGTGGTCGATGCTAAAGCTAAACTTGCTgcgattttgttaaaaacgaacaaaaaacTTGATGCAGACTCGATATTCTATAATGAGAGGTtcagaaataaatacaacgGGTTCGTTGTGTCTGTTGGGACGGGAAACATAGCTGAGCAACGTACCGATGCTATCGTGAATGCTGCAAATGATCAACTGCAGTATGGTGGGGGGGTTACTGGGGCTATATATGATGCGGGGGGTTACAGCTTCGGGGATGAATGTAAGAAGATGATGAAGGCGCGCAAAGATCGACCTTTAACGCCCGGGGAGGTCGTTTCTACTAAAGCTTGTGGAAAACTTAAATGCAAACGTGTGTTACATATGTTAGGCCCTATGTGGTACGGAATAACTGATCATATATATGAGGAAAATGCATCATTATTGTTGCAGGGGTTGgaaaatgtgttaaaagtttGTGAAGAACATAAGTTGGCATCTGTCTCCTTACCTCCTGTGTCTACTGGTATATATGGTGGCCCACTGGATGTGTTCTTGGATAAGTTTTGTGAAGCTGTGTTAAAATATCAGGTCAAGACGGGTGGTCATCCAACCGTCAAGATGATACGGTTGGTTGCACTCGATAATTACACGGTTGACGATATGCGGAAATATTTCGCTAGTTTCACGGCTTCAAAGGTTGCTGTTGGTTCCGTGGCATCGATCCAAGGCCATAAAGTGGTGAAAGAGGAGCCACGAAGCATGGCATCCAAATCAGCACATGATGTGGTATCTAATGTACAGCATAGTGGGACATCGATCCCGAAGCATGGAGTGGTATTGGAGGAACAGGCCGGTATGGCTTCGTTGAAGCCGAGTGGCGTGGCATCAAGTGAAAAATATAGCGTGGTGTCGGAAGAGCCACATGGCATGGCAACTAAAGAACATCGCCACATAAAGCCGCATGGGGTGGCATCGAACACAGTGAATGGTGTGGCTTCCAATCCACGGCGTGATGTGGCCGATGGCGCAACCACAACTAGAAAGGGTGATTAA
- the LOC100183391 gene encoding exportin-4-like: protein MSSDLVEKLEAATHASLAPPNLVSPEQRREAEEFLLSFRRSKVSFNVCWEILDKSSSPSVQYHAAATMKESVIRDWETMDDSTRLSVQQFILNFLTQRPGITGYVRGLLSNIFAVMLKRSSVASHDPTQRHPFYQHLGALVASNNETMETTACSILSAICVEFSASDKSSNVGLSWEQHAKCKAQFEKSDLPQIFQLTIQVLHQTSTSPNLQTSMCEKFYSIAEQILSWKFSPTIRQRRAYLESDSTIRQNFQPPQHWKQQILDPALLQLFFNLHSKVRTNESLCHSSTSCLSQLASLEGDVLKDVGDNVRYLTHYLQGFLHVYASTQPLHHEALGISNIVRNLVECHKLQIWSLLPNEMNLFPMFLERIARFTIGFGEEAAKEEELHEDDHLYMEAFETILDPWTTLIECMNLHDTMVYITPCADSIVKMYVKCHVSAPEGSRTQTNEDLEEDIDELEEEDREKFGCQLMSIASLARTSPHTCVPFITRLLEGRTDRLHGQLQRVGQQGGVGDPMLSVLFEDVHWLVLLAGHILADECEGETPLIPPEILKYSIDSKHLVDESVTMKVLGSPEVKINEIPGGEKASDPVVRLSSAVLRLSEVETRCLRGGLAGLLSPQLAQDILWFLRCWGATYLLYPEDNYKELSPVITRAFGRDSPGSKWLVEHFVNKIMTSLSHWGSELKVLEDSTQLLIMMVQNNHRCHLVVECPEFWDLCSKISENVHPYSTLPLSVKQNISTALVHAGSANMNQYKDKYWQQTLQPLHHRYHNLTTHPTFTQHKDKESTILELSSILSMLQGISAASTPSNTTYLFGFLTNFLPDCPKLIDIYHGNESLVVLILELYVEVVHKQICYLKQTQCSLLCDWTMNLLKSYSNHGNTMTSSEDDITLIIELLTNLLSKDFIDFSEPDADETWSIPGAQPMETSAADVVLFGLGIILPNMNSQLLLYPELCSQYFKLITFLCEIYPEKIEKLSDEMLQSFVYSLQIGLKSYGCDNCKLCLEAIESLSTHCYKTKDAPSSLHNVVSSFTKLVFDSLITHAADFELVRTAGETFYSLLCYQPQHTATLLQQVIDSQQDEQTKLRLSTSFANLTHDVSLLNHDRNSRTTFLRNLESIIYNIRGILCVK from the exons atgtcatcggACCTGGTCGAAAAGTTGGAAGCAGCGACTCATGCATCTTTGGCGCCACCTAACCTTGTTTCTCCCGAGCAGAGGAGGGAAGCCGAGGAGTTTCTGCTTTCGTTCCGAAGATCTAAAGTTTCGTTCAATGTTTGTTGGGAGATATTAG ACAAAAGTTCCTCCCCATCCGTTCAATACCACGCTGCAGCCACGATGAAGGAATCAGTAATCCGTGACTGGGAGACAATGGATGATTCAACCCGATTGTCGGTGCAACAATTCATTCTTAACTTCCTCACCCAACGACCCGG AATCACAGGATACGTGAGGGGTTTGTTGTCCAATATATTCGCTGTCATGCTCAAGCGATCAAGTGTTGCGTCACATGACCCAACGCAACGCCATCCATTCTACCAACACTTGGGGGCGCTAGTTGCTTCCAACAACGAAACAATG GAAACCACCGCGTGCTCGATATTGTCGGCGATCTGCGTGGAATTCTCGGCTTCCGATAAATCAAGTAACGTCGGTTTGTCGTGGGAGCAACATGCAAAGTGCAAAGCTCAGTTTGAg AAATCGGATCTTCCTCAAATCTTCCAGCTAACCATCCAAGTCCTCCACCAAACATCAACCTCACCCAACCTACAAACTTCCATGTGTGAAAAGTTTTATTCAATCGCCGAACAAATATTGTCGTGGAAGTTTTCACCAACCATCC GGCAGCGACGAGCGTACCTTGAATCCGATTCCACGATACGACAAAACTTCCAACCTCCTCAACATTGGAAGCAACAAATACTCGACCCCGCGTTGCTGCAATTGTTCTTTAAT CTACACTCCAAAGTTCGCACCAATGAAAGTTTGTGCCACTCGTCAACATCATGTTTGTCCCAACTTGCCTCACTGGAAGGGGATGTGTTAAAGGATGTGGGTGACAATGTTCGGTATCTTACACACTACCTGCAGGGGTTCCTCCATGTTTACGCAAG TACCCAACCCCTACACCACGAAGCGCTCGGAATATCAAACATTGTAAGAAACTTGGTTGAATGTCACAAACTACAAATATGGTCGTTGCTCCCAAACGAGATGAATTTGTTCCCGATGTTTTTGGAGCGAATTGCTCGGTTTACGATCGGCTTTGGTGAGGAAGCAGCCAAGGAAGAAGA GTTACACGAAGACGACCATTTATACATGGAAGCGTTCGAAACTATCCTCGACCCATGGACCACCTTGATAGAATGCATGAACCTTCATGATACCATGGTGTATATCACACCATGTGCCGATAGCATCGTGAAAATGTACGTCAAGTGCCATGTCTCAGCACCAGAGGGCAGTAGAACACAAACTAATGAAG ATCTAGAGGAAGACATCGACGAGCTGGAGGAGGAAGATCGGGAGAAGTTTGGGTGTCAGTTGATGTCGATTGCTTCGTTAGCTCGTACCTCCCCGCATACATGTGTGCCGTTTATAACTAG GCTACTAGAGGGTCGAACGGATAGATTGCACGGACAACTACAACGCGTTGGACAACAAGGGGGGGTTGGTGATCCAATGTTATCGGTGTTGTTTGAGGATGTACATTGGCTGGTGTTGCTGGCAG GCCACATCCTAGCCGACGAGTGCGAGGGTGAGACCCCGTTAATTCCGCctgaaatattaaagtattcAATCGATTCCAAACATTTGGTTGATGAGTCGGTGACGATGAAGGTGTTGGGGTCACCTGAGGTCAAAATCAACGAGATACCGGGGGGGGAGAAGGCGTCGGATCCGGTTGTCAG GTTAAGTTCTGCCGTTCTCCGATTAAGTGAGGTTGAAACCCGATGTTTGCGAGGGGGGTTGGCTGGTTTGTTGAGTCCACAGTTAGCACAAGATATCTTATGGTTCCTCCGTTGTTGGGGGGCGACGTATCTACTTTACCCCGAGGACAATTACAAAGAG TTAAGCCCCGTCATCACCCGTGCGTTCGGGCGTGACTCACCCGGTTCGAAATGGTTGGTTGAACACTTCGTAAACaagattatgacatcactatcgCATTGGGGGTCGGAGTTAAAGGTGCTTGAAGATTCAACGCAACTTCTTATAATGATGGTGCAGAATAACCACAG ATGTCACCTAGTGGTGGAATGCCCTGAGTTTTGGGATCTGTGTTCGAAGATCAGCGAGAACGTTCACCCGTATTCTACTTTACCATTGTcggtgaaacagaacatatcAACAGCGCTGGTGCACGCTGGGTCGGCCAACATGAACCAGTATAAGGATAAATACTGGCAGCAG ACCCTCCAACCCCTCCACCATCGCTACCACAACCTCACCACCCACCCAACTTTCACACAACATAAAGATAAAGAATCGACAATACTTGAACTATCTTCTATCTTATCCATGCTGCAAGGAATATCCGCCGCATCCACGCCAAGCAATACAACTTATCTGTTTGGATTCCTCACCAACTTTCTACCAG ATTGTCCGAAGTTGATTGACATCTACCATGGCAATGAAAGCTTGGTTGTTCTGATTCTTGAACTTTATGTGGAGGTCGTtcataaacaaatatgttacttAAAGCAG ACACAATGCTCGCTGTTATGTGATTGGACGATGAATCTCCTCAAGTCGTATAGTAACCATGGTAAcacgatgacatcatcagagGATGACATCACACTCATCATTGAACTTCTAACCAACCTCCTGTCAAAAGATTTCATTGATTTCAGCGAACCAG atgcCGACGAAACTTGGTCCATCCCCGGCGCCCAACCAATGGAAACTTCGGCAGCGGACGTTGTTTTGTTCGGACTTGGAATTATTTTGCCAAACATGAATTCACAACTACTGTTGTATCCCGAGCTATGCAG TCAATATTTCAAGTTGATAACCTTCTTGTGCGAAATCTACCCTGAAAAGATCGAGAAGTTATCGGACGAAATGCTTCAGTCGTTCGTTTATTCTTTGCAAATTGGATTAAAGag TTACGGTTGCGATAATTGTAAGTTATGTCTTGAAGCCATCGAGAGTTTATCCACTCATTGTTACAAGACAAAGGACGCTCCGTCATCGTTGCATAATGTCGTGTCATCTTTTACTAAg CTGGTATTCGACTCCCTAATCACCCACGCTGCCGACTTTGAGTTGGTGAGAACGGCGGGTGAAACATTTTACTCCCTGCTGTGCTATCAACCTCAACACACTGCTACGTTGCTACAACAG GTGATTGACAGCCAGCAAGATGAACAAACGAAACTTCGATTATCGACATCGTTTGCGAACCTGACACACGATGTCTCACTGCTCAACCACGACCGGAACTCACGAACCACTTTTCTTCGGAATCTTGaatcaattatttataatatcCGAGGaatattgtgtgttaaataa
- the LOC108950435 gene encoding E3 ubiquitin-protein ligase DTX3L-like, with translation MTKVPTSQVDVNGNTESAECVICQDTEDGNSVVLNCNHKFHEACINRALAVKPVCPCCNTCVGKPQGVVLEGATMMHMIEKTSLPGYEGCNTICIVYNIPDGTQGAQHPHPGKTYHGTNRVAYLPDNEDGRHVLGLLSQAFVAGLVFVVGRSLTTGLDDSIVWNDIHHKTHHTGAHGYPDAGYLQRVKEDLRAKGIE, from the coding sequence ATGACCAAAGTGCCGACGTCACAAGTAGATGTGAATGGAAATACTGAGTCAGCAGAATGTGTGATTTGCCAAGACACCGAAGATGGTAACTCGGTGGTTTTGAATTGCAACCATAAGTTCCATGAAGCTTGCATTAATAGAGCGTTGgctgttaaacctgtgtgcCCATGTTGTAACACATGTGTGGGGAAGCCACAAGGAGTTGTATTGGAAGGGGCTACTATGATGCATATGATAGAAAAGACATCGTTGCCGGGGTACGAGGGTTGCAACACCATCTGTATCGTATACAACATTCCTGATGGTACACAAGGAGCACAACATCCACACCCAGGGAAGACATACCACGGCACAAACAGGGTGGCGTATCTCCCCGATAACGAGGACGGTCGCCATGTGTTGGGGTTATTGAGCCAAGCATTTGTTGCCGGGTTGGTGTTCGTTGTTGGTCGTTCGTTGACTACAGGGCTCGATGACTCCATCGTGTGGAATGATATCCATCATAAAACTCACCACACGGGGGCGCATGGCTACCCTGACGCTGGGTATCTACAGAGGGTGAAGGAAGACTTACGCGCCAAAGGGATTGAATGA